In Streptomyces sp. NBC_00306, a single genomic region encodes these proteins:
- a CDS encoding MOSC domain-containing protein, with product MARVVELAYYPVKGCAGSAVREAVLTPAGLAHDRSFMVVGEQGVYRTQRRDPRLALIVPTIGADGLRLTLNAPRHEPVAIDVDTTGPRRDVDLFGAAFLGIDQGDDAAEWLSTVLAAPSRLVRVPPEHHRVTDGRTPGTSGYADSCAVHLLSRSSLDLLNEKLAVRGAAPMPMDRFRPNIVVGGWDEPHTEDRARHITVGTAELGYAKPAIRCAVTLVDQLTGERDGPEPLRSLAGYRRAREGGVAFGAKFAVLRPGRLAVGDELTVGTWGETEV from the coding sequence GTGGCACGAGTGGTGGAGTTGGCGTACTACCCCGTCAAGGGGTGCGCCGGCAGCGCGGTGCGCGAGGCGGTGCTGACACCCGCGGGACTCGCACACGACCGCAGTTTCATGGTGGTGGGTGAGCAGGGGGTGTACCGCACCCAGCGCCGGGACCCGCGGCTCGCGCTGATCGTCCCCACGATCGGCGCCGACGGCCTCCGGCTCACTCTGAACGCGCCCCGGCACGAGCCGGTCGCGATCGACGTCGACACCACCGGACCACGCAGGGACGTCGATCTGTTCGGTGCCGCCTTCCTCGGGATCGACCAGGGCGACGACGCCGCCGAGTGGCTCTCCACCGTCCTCGCCGCACCGAGCAGGCTCGTCCGCGTGCCGCCCGAGCACCACCGGGTGACCGACGGCCGCACACCCGGCACCTCCGGCTATGCCGACAGCTGCGCCGTCCACCTGCTGTCCCGGTCGAGCCTCGACCTGCTCAACGAGAAGCTCGCCGTGCGGGGCGCTGCGCCGATGCCGATGGACCGCTTCCGCCCCAACATCGTCGTCGGCGGCTGGGACGAGCCGCACACGGAGGACCGCGCACGCCACATCACCGTCGGAACGGCGGAACTGGGCTATGCCAAACCGGCCATTCGCTGCGCCGTCACTTTGGTCGACCAGCTCACCGGCGAACGGGACGGCCCGGAACCGCTCCGCTCGCTGGCCGGCTACCGCCGCGCGAGGGAGGGCGGCGTCGCCTTCGGTGCGAAGTTCGCGGTGCTGCGGCCGGGCAGGCTGGCCGTGGGCGACGAGCTGACGGTCGGCACCTGGGGAGAGACCGAGGTGTAG